One genomic segment of Bombina bombina isolate aBomBom1 chromosome 4, aBomBom1.pri, whole genome shotgun sequence includes these proteins:
- the AP1S3 gene encoding AP-1 complex subunit sigma-3 — protein sequence MIRFLLLFSRQGKLRLQKWYVTLQEKEKQKITRELIHTILTRTPKMSSFVDWKDLKLVYKRYASLYFCFAIEDQDNELLTLEIAHRFVELLDKYFGNVCELDIIFNFEKAYFILDEFLMGGEIQETSKDSVVKAIEDSDMLQETMEEYMSKPTF from the exons ATCCGTTTCCTCCTTCTGTTCAGTCGCCAAGGGAAGCTACGTCTACAGAAATGGTATGTGACGCTCCAGGAAAAGGAGAAACAAAAGATAACACGGGAATTGATTCACACTATCCTTACTCGAACACCTAAAATGAGCAGCTTTGTTGACTGGAAGGATCTAAAACTTGTGTACAAAAG GTATGCCAGCCTGTACTTCTGCTTTGCAATAGAAGATCAGGATAATGAGCTGCTGACGTTGGAGATTGCCCATCGATTTGTGGAGCTATTAGACAAGTACTTTGGGAAT GTCTGTGAGCTGGacattatttttaactttgaaaaagCATACTTTATCTTAGATGAGTTCCTGATGGGTGGAGAAATACAAGAGACCTCCAAAGACTCTGTAGTGAAAGCCAtcgaggattctgatatgttacaAGAG